One Gadus morhua chromosome 1, gadMor3.0, whole genome shotgun sequence DNA segment encodes these proteins:
- the ogfr gene encoding opioid growth factor receptor, translated as MEDDYVCEYDSTWDTESDGEEQTVGRPTRRQDKNKPWALPWPHTSRNMRAAKDMQNYRRGYPNLTDDECSEDKMNNLKFYLNQFPSAPDDVFIETFHKEWKTDYKKLERVHSYIQWLFPLREPGVNYMASELTKKEIEAFKKNDEAKGRLVESYELMLGFYGIQLVNRETGEVKRADNSKERFGNLERNMHNNLRITRILKSLGELGFDHYQAPLVRFFLEETLVKKSLGSIKRSVLDYFLFAVLDKQKRQELVRYAYQNFEPKDKFVWCPRKILKQFKRAEKKPDAVGIGDGKEDHSSRGKGKDGEAAGGAQKEEAAAAARADGTADTQKSEQTTSGDKTKPYGAESKPEAGTLENGNAKVLLVDNHNGCDTVEDEDAGNVDDDDEDDGGDDDDNVDDEMDQSVSPDPVTNVVPDSRDPSSSKDITPETVSVIESERKTKDEGEDGKVLQSSTLAVDSANGQMEEKSSVTNALPMHTSPSAGPKTKPEGSSKSSPSRPSGREEKIPRTDFGTEEGRKAAEVSSESLLSVNKHTDEQTNGKGCEAMDVDSNQPTAGQDGNS; from the exons ATGGAGGACGACTACGTGTGTGAGTACGACTCGACCTGGGACACGGAGAGTGATGGAGAAGAGCAGACCGTGGGGAGACCAACCCGTCGACAAGATAAAAACAAACCCTGGGCGTTG CCATGGCCGCATACGTCCAGGAATATGAGGGCAGCAAAGGACATGCAAAACTACAGGCGAGGGTATCCA AATCTTACAGATGATGAGTGTTCAGAAGACAAAATGAACAATTTGAAGTTTTATCTAAACCAGTTTCCCTCAGCTCCTGATG ATGTCTTCATTGAAACTTTTCATAAAGAATGGAAGACTGACTACAAGAAGCTTGAGAGGGTGCATTCCTACATCCAATG GCTGTTTCCATTAAGGGAACCAGGAGTGAACTACATGGCTTCAGAACTTACGAAGAAGGAGATTGAG GCATTTAAAAAGAACGACGaggccaaggggagactggtcgAGTCCTATGAACTTATGCTGGGGTTTTATGGCATCCAGTTGGTCAACAGAGAGACGGGCGAAGTCAAACGTGCTGACAACTCGAAGGAACGCTTTGGAAACCTTGAGag GAACATGCACAACAACCTCCGCATCACACGCATCCTGAAGAGTCTGGGCGAGCTGGGCTTCGACCACTACCAGGCCCCGCTGGTGCGCTTCTTCCTGGAGGAGACGCTGGTCAAGAAGAGCCTCGGCAGCATCAAGCGCAGCGTGCTGGACTACTTCCTGTTCGCCGTGCTGGACAAGCAGAAGCGCCAGGAGCTGGTGCGCTACGCCTATCAGAACTTTGAGCCCAAGGACAAGTTTGTTTGGTGCCCGCGGAAGATCCTCAAGCAGTTCAAAAGAGCGGAGAAGAAGCCTGACGCAGTGGGGATCGGCGACGGGAAGGAGGATCACTCATCCCGGGGGAAAGGCAAGGACGGGGAGGCAGCCGGCGGTGcccagaaggaggaggcggcggcggcggcgagagCTGATGGCACTGCAGACACTCAGAAGAGCGAGCAGACGACGAGTGGAGACAAAACCAAGCCGTATGGAGCGGAGTCTAAGCCGGAAGCCGGGACTCTTGAAAACGGGAATGCCAAGGTTTTGTTAGTAGACAACCATAACGGTTGTGACACGGTCGAGGATGAGGATGCTGggaatgttgatgatgatgatgaagatgacggTGGGGATGACGACGACAATGTTGATGATGAAATGGACCAGTCAGTAAGTCCTGATCCTGTTACAAATGTAGTCCCGGACAGCAGGGACCCCAGTTCATCAAAGGACATCACACCAGAGACGGTCAGTGTTATAGAGTCTGAGAGGAAGACgaaggatgagggggaggacggCAAGGTGCTGCAAAGCAGTACTCTAGCAGTGGACTCGGCCAATGGGCAGATGGAGGAGAAATCATCAGTCACCAACGCTCTTCCCATGCACACAAGCCCGTCAGCAGGCCCCAAGACAAAGCCAGAGGGCTCCTCTAAGTCCTCACCCTCTCGGCCctctgggagggaggagaagatccCCAGGACTGACTTTGGGACAGAGGAGGGCAGGAAAGCTGCGGAGGTGTCGAGCGAGTCATTGCTTAGTGTGAATAAACACACTGATGAACAGACTAATGGGAAGGGCTGTGAGGCCATGGACGTTGATTCAAACCAGCCCACCGCAGGCCAGGACGGGAACTCATGA
- the kcnk15 gene encoding potassium channel subfamily K member 15 yields MKKQNIRTLSLILCMFSYLLVGAAVFDALESESESSRRRVLEKKRNEMKKKYRFSEDDYLEIERVVMQAEPHRAGTQWKFAGSFYFAITVITTIGYGHAAPGTDAGKVFCMFYAVLGIPLTLVMFQSLGERMNTFVRYLLRKAKQCLGFHRIQVSMENMVFVGFLSCIGTLCVGASAFSHFEGWSFFHAYYYCFITLTTIGFGDFVALQKQGDLQEKTPYVAFSFVYILVGLTVIGAFLNLVVLRFLTMNTEDERRDAQERASIKRDRGLIGSPLALRGAGGEEGGERRRGGGGGGGGEMRGRCGRSNSSTLFLPMEEGTSRTNLISPQMEGREEKGSRRRGGLQPDSSLGSLCSCVVCYQLGLCDSPLMSGCEHHQSVYYNSVSYRIQGRSPDSVGQRSGLSSPGSVLSPGHSSGEFPRSRRKSV; encoded by the exons ATGAAGAAGCAGAACATCCGGACGCTGTCGCTCATCCTGTGCATGTTCTCCTACTTGCTGGTGGGCGCCGCGGTGTTCGACGCGCTCGAGTCCGAGTCCGAGTCCTCCCGGAGGCGCGTCTTGGAGAAGAAGCGGAACGAGATGAAGAAGAAGTACCGCTTCTCCGAAGACGACTACCTGGAGATCGAGCGAGTTGTGATGCAAGCGGAGCCCCATCGCGCGGGGACGCAGTGGAAATTTGCGGGATCCTTTTACTTTGCCATAACAGTCATCACCACCATTG GTTATGGACATGCAGCTCCAGGCACCGACGCAGGAAAGGTCTTCTGCATGTTTTACGCCGTGCTGGGCATCCCTCTCACTTTGGTCATGTTCCAAAGCCTGGGAGAGAGGATGAACACCTTTGTGCGCTACCTCCTGCGCAAGGCCAAACAGTGCCTGGGCTTCCACCGTATCCAGGTGTCCATGGAGAACATGGTGTTCGTGGGCTTCCTGTCCTGCATCGGCACGCTGTGCGTGGGTGCCTCCGCCTTCTCCCACTTCGAGGGCTGGAGCTTCTTCCACGCCTACTACTACTGCTTCATCACGCTCACCACCATCGGTTTCGGGGACTTTGTGGCACTGCAGAAGCAGGGCGACCTCCAGGAGAAGACCCCCTACGTGGCCTTCAGCTTCGTGTACATCCTGGTGGGGCTGACAGTCATCGGAGCCTTCCTCAACCTGGTGGTGCTGCGCTTCCTCACCATGAACACTGAGGACGAACGGCGGGACGCCCAGGAGCGGGCCTCCATCAAGCGGGACAGGGGCCTGATAGGGTCCCCCCTGGCCCTCCGCGGAGCCGgcggggaggagggcggagagaggcggcgggggggaggaggaggaggaggaggagagatgaggggacGGTGTGGCCGGAGCAACAGCAGCACCCTCTTCCTGCCCATGGAGGAAGGCACCAGCCGCACCAATCTCATCTCCCCGCAGATGGAGGggcgggaggagaaggggtcCCGGCGGCGAGGTGGCCTGCAGCCGGACTCCAGCCTGGGCTCGCTGTGCTCCTGCGTCGTGTGCTACCAGCTGGGCCTGTGCGACAGCCCGCTCATGTCGGGCTGCGAGCACCACCAATCGGTGTACTACAACTCCGTGTCCTACAGGATCCAGGGCCGCTCGCCCGACTCAGTGGGGCAGCGCAGCGGACTCTCGTCCCCAGGGAGCGTGCTCTCGCCCGGGCACAGCTCAGGGGAGTTCCCCCGCTCCCGGAGGAAGTCGGTGTAG